One Falco naumanni isolate bFalNau1 chromosome 15, bFalNau1.pat, whole genome shotgun sequence DNA segment encodes these proteins:
- the PDPR gene encoding pyruvate dehydrogenase phosphatase regulatory subunit, mitochondrial isoform X2 — protein MVNGYPSENVWPLDLKRFGALQSSRTFLRHRVMEVMPLICDLKVPRWDFQTGRQLRTSPLYDRLDAQGARWMEKHGFERVKYFVPPGKDLLDLDQSKTFYKPDWFDIVGSEVKCCKEAVCVIDMSSFTKFEISSTGDQALESLQYLFSNDLDVPVGHVVHTGMLNEKGGYENDCSIARLSKRSFFMISPTDQQVHCWAWLKNRLPNDGNLTMEDVTWKYTALNLIGPRAVDVLSELSYAPMTPEHFPSLFCKEMSVGYANGIRVMSITHTGEPGFMLYIPIEYALHVYNEVMNMGQKYGIRNAGYYALRSLRIEKFFAFWGQDLDAFTTPMECGREFQVKLDKGMQFVGQEALLEQKQSGVYKRFTMFILEDHDTDMDLWPWWGEPIFRNGRYVGKTTSSAYSYTLERHVCLGFVQHFDEKTGEELVVTTDFINQGEYEIDIAGQRFQAKAKLYPFSSLFTHRRRKDEVELSGYQRE, from the exons ATGGTAAATGGGTATCCATCAGAAAACGTCTGGCCACTGGATTTGAAACGTTTTGGTGCCCTTCAGAGCAGTCGCACTTTCCTCCGTCACCGTGTGATGGAAGTAATGC CTCTCATTTGTGATCTGAAAGTTCCCCGTTGGGACTTCCAGACTGGCAGGCAGCTGCGTACTTCACCACTGTATGACCGCCTGGATGCACAGGGAGCTAGGTGGATGGAAAAGCATGGATTTGAGAGAGTCAAATATTTTGTCCCACCTGGGAAAG ATCTGCTGGATTTGGATCAGAGCAAAACCTTTTACAAACCGGATTGGTTTGATATTGTGGGTTCTGAAGTCAAGTGCTGTAAGGAAGCAGTTTGTGTCATTGACATGTCATCTTTTACCAAGTTCGAAATAAGC TCCACAGGAGACCAGGCCCTGGAGAGTCTGCAGTATCTCTTCTCAAATGACCTGGATGTGCCAGTTGGGCATGTTGTGCATACGGGCATGCTTAATGAGAAAGGAGGTTATGAGAATGACTGCAGCATAGCACGACTGAGCAAACGCAG CTTCTTCATGATCTCCCCTACTGACCAACAAGTCCATTGCTGGGCCTGGCTGAAGAACCGCTTACCCAACGACGGCAACCTGACCATGGAAGACGTGACCTGGAAGTACACGG CTCTCAATCTGATCGGCCCCCGTGCTGTCGATGTCTTGTCAGAGTTGTCATATGCCCCGATGACTCCAGAACacttcccctctctcttttgCAAG GAGATGAGCGTGGGCTATGCTAATGGCATCCGTGTGATGAGTATCACTCACACAGGAGAACCTGGATTCATGCTTTATATCCCCATAGAG TACGCCCTTCATGTGTACAACGAGGTGATGAACATGGGACAGAAGTACGGGATTCGGAATGCCGGTTATTACGCGCTCCGCAGCCTGCGCATTGAGAAGTTCTTTGCGTTCTGGGGCCAGGATCTGGACGCTTTTACCACTCCTATGGAGTGTGGACGCGAGTTCCAGGTCAAGCTGGACAAG ggAATGCAGTTTGTTGGCCAGGAAGCACTGTTGGAACAGAAGCAGAGTGGTGTGTACAAGCGCTTTACCATGTTCATTCTTGAGGACCACGACACGGATATGGACCTCTGGCCCTGGTGGGGGGAGCCCATTTTCCGCAACGGCCGCTATGTGGGCAAGACCACCAGCAGTGCCTACAGCTACACGCTGGAGCGCCACGTCTGCCTCGGCTTCGTGCAGCACTTTGACGAGAAGACAGGAGAAGAGCTGGTGGTGACAACTGACTTCATCAACCAGGGCGAGTATGAGATTGACATTGCTGGGCAGCGCTTCCAGGCCAAAGCCAAGCTCTACCCCTTCAGCTCCCTCTTCACACACCGTCGCCGCAAGGATGAGGTGGAACTGAGCGGCTACCAGAGGGAGTAG
- the ST3GAL2 gene encoding CMP-N-acetylneuraminate-beta-galactosamide-alpha-2,3-sialyltransferase 2 isoform X2: MQRLSKGGPYPRGCACRRCPAEEAGAAEWFDGRYDGAVSPVWTKENMDLPPDVQRWWMMLQPQFKSHNTHEVLSKLFQIVPGEDPYRSRDLHRCRRCAVVGNSGNLRGSGYGPEIDGHDFIMRMNQAPTVGFEGDVGGRTTHHFMYPESAKNLPANVSFVLVPFKTLDLLWIASALSTGQIRFTYAPVKPFLRVDKEKVQIYNPAFFKYIHDRWTEHHGRYPSTGMLVLFFALHVCDEVNVFGFGADSRGNWHHYWENNRYAGEFRKTGVHDADFEAHIIDMLAKTSKIEVYRGN, encoded by the exons ATGCAGCGGCTCAGCAAGGGGGGGCCGTACCCCCGGGGCTGTGCCTGCCGCCGCTGCCCAGCCGAGGAGGCCGGCGCTGCTGAATGGTTTGACGGGCGCTATGACGGCGCCGTCTCCCCGGTGTGGACCAAGGAGAACATGGACCTGCCGCCTGACGTCCAGAGGTGGTGGATG atgctgcagccccagtTCAAGTCCCACAACACCCACGAGGTCCTGAGCAAGCTCTTCCAGATCGTGCCAGGCGAGGATCCCTACCGCTCCCGCGACCTGCACCGCTGCCGCCGCTGCGCCGTGGTCGGCAACTCGGGCAACCTGCGCGGCTCCGGTTACGGGCCGGAGATCGATGGACATGACTTCATTATGCG GATGAACCAAGCCCCCACGGTGGGTTTCGAGGGTGACGTGGGTGGTCGGACCACACACCACTTCATGTACCCTGAGAGTGCCAAGAACCTGCCCGCCAATGTCAGCTTTGTGCTGGTGCCCTTCAAAACCCTGGACCTGCTCTGGATCGCCAGTGCCCTCTCCACTGGCCAGATCAGGTT CACATACGCGCCTGTGAAGCCTTTTCTGCGGGTGGACAAAGAAAAG GTGCAGATTTACAATCCTGCCTTCTTCAAGTACATCCACGACCGCTGGACGGAGCACCACGGGCGCTACCCCTCCACTGGCATGCTGGTGCTCTTCTTCGCCCTCCACGTCTGCGATGAG GTGAACGTCTTTGGGTTTGGCGCTGACAGCCGGGGCAACTGGCACCACTACTGGGAGAACAACCGCTACGCTGGGGAGTTCAGGAAGACCGGGGTGCACGACGCCGACTTCGAGGCGCACATCATCGACATGCTGGCCAAAACCAGCAAGATCGAGGTTTACCGGGGGAACTGA
- the ST3GAL2 gene encoding CMP-N-acetylneuraminate-beta-galactosamide-alpha-2,3-sialyltransferase 2 isoform X1, whose translation MKCSLRFCFLSTAFLLVFVMSLLFTYSHHSIAYLDPGGLGGIHRVKLVPGYAGMQRLSKGGPYPRGCACRRCPAEEAGAAEWFDGRYDGAVSPVWTKENMDLPPDVQRWWMMLQPQFKSHNTHEVLSKLFQIVPGEDPYRSRDLHRCRRCAVVGNSGNLRGSGYGPEIDGHDFIMRMNQAPTVGFEGDVGGRTTHHFMYPESAKNLPANVSFVLVPFKTLDLLWIASALSTGQIRFTYAPVKPFLRVDKEKVQIYNPAFFKYIHDRWTEHHGRYPSTGMLVLFFALHVCDEVNVFGFGADSRGNWHHYWENNRYAGEFRKTGVHDADFEAHIIDMLAKTSKIEVYRGN comes from the exons ATGAAGTGCTCGTTGCGCTTCTGTTTCCTCTCGACCGCCTTCCTGCTCGTCTTCGTCATGTCCCTCCTCTTCACCTACTCCCACCACAGCATCGCCTACCTGGACCCCGGCGGGCTGGGCGGCATCCACCGGGTGAAGCTGGTGCCTGGCTATGCCGGCATGCAGCGGCTCAGCAAGGGGGGGCCGTACCCCCGGGGCTGTGCCTGCCGCCGCTGCCCAGCCGAGGAGGCCGGCGCTGCTGAATGGTTTGACGGGCGCTATGACGGCGCCGTCTCCCCGGTGTGGACCAAGGAGAACATGGACCTGCCGCCTGACGTCCAGAGGTGGTGGATG atgctgcagccccagtTCAAGTCCCACAACACCCACGAGGTCCTGAGCAAGCTCTTCCAGATCGTGCCAGGCGAGGATCCCTACCGCTCCCGCGACCTGCACCGCTGCCGCCGCTGCGCCGTGGTCGGCAACTCGGGCAACCTGCGCGGCTCCGGTTACGGGCCGGAGATCGATGGACATGACTTCATTATGCG GATGAACCAAGCCCCCACGGTGGGTTTCGAGGGTGACGTGGGTGGTCGGACCACACACCACTTCATGTACCCTGAGAGTGCCAAGAACCTGCCCGCCAATGTCAGCTTTGTGCTGGTGCCCTTCAAAACCCTGGACCTGCTCTGGATCGCCAGTGCCCTCTCCACTGGCCAGATCAGGTT CACATACGCGCCTGTGAAGCCTTTTCTGCGGGTGGACAAAGAAAAG GTGCAGATTTACAATCCTGCCTTCTTCAAGTACATCCACGACCGCTGGACGGAGCACCACGGGCGCTACCCCTCCACTGGCATGCTGGTGCTCTTCTTCGCCCTCCACGTCTGCGATGAG GTGAACGTCTTTGGGTTTGGCGCTGACAGCCGGGGCAACTGGCACCACTACTGGGAGAACAACCGCTACGCTGGGGAGTTCAGGAAGACCGGGGTGCACGACGCCGACTTCGAGGCGCACATCATCGACATGCTGGCCAAAACCAGCAAGATCGAGGTTTACCGGGGGAACTGA